The proteins below are encoded in one region of Drosophila gunungcola strain Sukarami chromosome 2R unlocalized genomic scaffold, Dgunungcola_SK_2 000027F, whole genome shotgun sequence:
- the LOC128256745 gene encoding LOW QUALITY PROTEIN: uncharacterized protein LOC128256745 (The sequence of the model RefSeq protein was modified relative to this genomic sequence to represent the inferred CDS: inserted 1 base in 1 codon; deleted 1 base in 1 codon), whose protein sequence is MSSLFRSLNHFSSKRESVVKEALINTLNENAREIEFEVKQKSLEVLGLCEQTSALCSTLEALFLHGLKDSFLSATFNVIAGDVERRPDPSFWSPCMVFMHKQVIEQVQGLSQXTSEIGQCRAWVRQSLNESVFSSYLNNMRKNGSALSQYYKRNALVRDSDGLETAAKIMESLEAYVQFDLPVNSSLLNNWPDFSLQLSDLWTPALKSCPISSGVDVASSLGSDIIAIPTPQPLQTNELFTDSISNSPFSRSGNFGVPDLSQRENLDLLIQKFDEMDVISEEQTPDEAAGASQAADPEVPSGSRLRTREKSKRQMDHSSQGSNSLSNLMQTSWSGDLDTAHTPTSPTDDLSGSRFFQRSVSVSSAVSLRSPNTDRCSYNALLRKHESNRESGAGWSEIWEKFRASASNPNVAQPQRESDPPVSEDLSDLQSLDTNSEFELLTSEFDLVELQQMVAQLCQLPREPGLDAQGFLCKSCQHPLGIGYSNFQVCAFSGSYYCSSCMDVEMQLIPARIIYNWDFRKYSVSKRAATFLAEFRSHPFLDMQLLNPRIYFASDAMAELQSLRIRLNFIRAYLYTCAPSSIDLLQHQFSGREYLYEHIHLYSIADLALIQRGVLCQQLQKAFKLGEAHVLKCRLCHLKGFICEICQSPRVLYPFHISTTFRCLTCGAVFHAECLNDKQPCPKCDRIRKREDQALQEAVQCLKTKNEVA, encoded by the exons ATGAGCTCCCTGTTCCGCAGCCTGAACCACTTTTCATCCAAGCGTGAAAGTGTCGTGAAGGAGGCGCTCATCAATACACTGAACGAAAATGCCCGCGAGATCGAGTTCGAGGTGAAGCAGAAGAGTTTGG AGGTCCTGGGTCTGTGCGAGCAGACCAGTGCCCTGTGCTCCACTCTGGAGGCCCTGTTCCTGCACGGCCTGAAGGACTCCTTCCTGTCCGCCACCTTCAATGTCATCGCTGGCGACGTGGAGCGCAGGCCCGACCCCAGCTTCTGGTCGCCCTGCATGGTGTTCATGCACAAGCAGGTGATCGAGCAGGTGCAGGGCCTCAGCC ATACCTCCGAGATCGGCCAGTGCCGGGCCTGGGTGCGCCAGTCCCTCAACGAGTCCGTCTTCTCCTCCTACCTGAACAACATGCGCAAGAACGGGTCCGCGTTGTCGCAGTACTACAAGCGGAACGCCCTGGTCAGGGACTCCGACGGCCTGGAGACGGCCGCTAAGATCATGGAGAGCCTGGAGGCCTACGTGCAGTTCGACCTGCCCGTCAACTCCAGTCTGCTGAACAACTGGCCCGACTTCTCGCTGCAACTATCGGATCTCTGGACGCCCGCACTTAAATCCTGTCCG ATAAGCAGCGGCGTTGACGTGGCCAGTTCACTGGGTTCCGATATCATAGCCATACCCACGCCCCAGCCCCTGCAGACCAACGAGCTGTTCACGGACTCCATCTCCAACAGCCCCTTCAGCCGGAGCGGCAACTTCGGCGTGCCCGATCTCAGCCAGCGCGAGAACCTTGATCTGCTAATACAGAAGTTTGACGAGATGGATGTGATAAGCGAGGAGCAGACACCCGACGAAGCAGCGGGAGCGAGTCAAGCTGCAGATCCGGAAGTTCCATCGGGTAGTAGGCTGAGGACCCGCGAAAAGTCCAAGCGTCAAATGGATCACTCCTCCCAGGGCAGCAACTCGCTGTCTAATCTGATGCAGACCTCGTGGTCTGGCGACCTGGACACAGCACACACACCCACCTCGCCCACCGATGATCTCTCGGGATCGAGGTTCTTCCAGCGATCTGTGAGCGTGAGTAGCGCCGTCAGTCTGCGTTCCCCCAACACGGACAGGTGCAGCTACAATGCCCTGCTCCGGAAGCATGAGAGCAACCGGGAGAGTGGAGCCGGATGGTCTGAGATCTGGGAGAAGTTCCGGGCCAGTGCTTCGAACCCGAATGTGGCCCAACCGCAGCGTGAGAGCGATCCGCCCGTTTCGGAAGACTTGAGTGATCTGCAGTCACTGGAT ACCAACTCAGAGTTCGAGCTGCTCACCTCCGAGTTTGACCTGGTGGAACTGCAGCAAATGGTGGCCCAATTGTGCCAGCTACCACGCGAACCGGGTCTGGATGCCCAGGGGTTCCTGTGCAAGAGCTGTCAGCACCCACTGGGCATAGGTTACTCCAACTTTCA AGTTTGCGCCTTCAGTGGCAGTTACTACTGCAGCAGCTGCATGGATGTGGAGATGCAACTGATACCCGCTCGCATCATCTACAACTGGGATTTCCGG AAGTACAGCGTGAGCAAGCGGGCAGCAACCTTTCTGGCCGAGTTCCGTTCACACCCGTTCCTGGACATGCAGTTACTGAACCCCAGGATCTACTTTGCCTCCGATGCCATGGCTGAATTGCAATCCCTGCGTATCCGACTGAACTTCATACGGGCCTATTTGTACACCTGTGCTCCGAGCAGCATAGACCTGCTGCAGCATCAGTTCTCGGGCAGGGAATACCTGTACGAACACATTCACCTGTACTCGATAGCAGATTTGGCGCTGATTCAGCGCGGTGTACTGTGCCAGCAGCTGCAGAAGGCATTCAAGCTGGGCGAAGCGCATGTGCTGAAGTGCAGACTGTGCCATCTCAAGGGATTCATCTGCGAAATCTGTCAGAGTCCAAGGGTGCTGTATCCGTTTCACATTAGCACCACCTTCAGG TGCCTGACCTGTGGAGCCGTTTTCCACGCCGAGTGCCTGAATGACAAGCAGCCTTGTCCGAAATGCGATCGAATACGCAAACGCGAGGATCAGGCTCTGCAGGAGGCAGTGCAATGCCTCAAGACCAAGAACGAGGTGGCCTAA